One Terriglobales bacterium genomic region harbors:
- the folE gene encoding GTP cyclohydrolase I FolE, which produces MKETREPATLTSASTDELLRELLVRLGEDPERDGLRRTPERMAAALKYLTRGYQEDPQKVLNNALFKVCYDEMVIVKDIEMFSMCEHHLLPFFGKVHVAYIPNGRVIGLSKLPRLVDVFSRRLQVQERLTKQIAETIQKAIEPQGVGVVIEARHLCMMMRGVEKQHSSAVTSSMLGCFRDEQETRQEFLSLIRAKSNGI; this is translated from the coding sequence ATGAAGGAAACCCGCGAACCCGCCACGCTGACCTCGGCTTCCACCGACGAACTGCTGCGCGAACTGCTGGTGCGGCTGGGCGAAGACCCCGAGCGCGATGGACTGCGCCGCACGCCCGAGCGCATGGCCGCGGCGCTGAAGTATCTGACGCGCGGCTACCAGGAAGATCCGCAGAAAGTGCTGAACAACGCGCTGTTCAAGGTGTGCTACGACGAGATGGTCATCGTGAAAGACATCGAGATGTTTTCCATGTGCGAGCACCATCTGCTGCCGTTTTTCGGGAAAGTGCACGTGGCGTACATTCCCAACGGGAGAGTTATCGGCCTGAGCAAGCTGCCGCGGCTGGTGGACGTCTTCTCGCGCCGTCTACAGGTGCAGGAGCGGCTGACGAAGCAGATCGCGGAAACCATCCAGAAAGCGATCGAGCCGCAGGGTGTTGGCGTCGTGATCGAAGCGCGGCACCTGTGCATGATGATGCGCGGGGTGGAGAAGCAGCACTCGTCGGCGGTGACGTCGAGCATGCTGGGCTGCTTCCGCGACGAGCAGGAAACGCGCCAGGAATTTCTCTCCCTGATCCGCGCCAAGTCGAATGGCATCTAA
- a CDS encoding SDR family NAD(P)-dependent oxidoreductase, producing the protein MASKRAGKNQAGRLAGKVAVVTGASRGIGLAIAQALAAEGCALAVSSRNPKSLAAASKRIHGGRLLTLACDVRAAGSVDAFFAAVRREFGRVDIMVNNAGIAHTMKPVEELSVDAWQDVIATNLTGTFLCTRAALPLMRAGGVIVNNLSIAAGTVFAGLSAYDASKHGALGFTNTLREELRGRGIRVLALITGATDTDIWQQFMPEADRKTMMRPAAIAAMVVEAIALPPDAPVEEIRMMPPRGTNRN; encoded by the coding sequence ATGGCATCTAAGCGCGCCGGAAAAAACCAGGCCGGGCGGCTCGCCGGAAAAGTGGCGGTCGTGACCGGCGCCAGCCGCGGCATCGGACTGGCCATCGCGCAGGCGCTGGCGGCCGAGGGCTGCGCACTGGCAGTTTCCAGCCGCAATCCCAAGTCACTCGCAGCAGCTTCGAAGCGAATTCACGGCGGGCGCCTTCTCACTCTGGCATGCGACGTCCGCGCGGCGGGATCGGTGGATGCGTTCTTCGCCGCCGTGCGCCGCGAATTCGGACGCGTCGACATCATGGTGAACAACGCAGGCATCGCCCACACGATGAAGCCCGTGGAGGAGCTCTCGGTCGACGCCTGGCAGGACGTGATCGCCACCAACCTGACCGGGACGTTTCTGTGCACGCGCGCGGCGCTGCCGCTGATGCGCGCCGGCGGCGTGATCGTGAACAACCTGTCGATCGCCGCGGGCACCGTGTTTGCCGGCCTTTCGGCCTACGACGCCTCCAAGCACGGCGCGCTCGGCTTCACCAATACACTTCGCGAGGAGCTGCGCGGGCGCGGCATTCGCGTGCTCGCGCTGATCACCGGCGCGACCGACACCGATATCTGGCAGCAGTTCATGCCCGAAGCCGACCGCAAGACGATGATGCGGCCCGCCGCCATCGCGGCCATGGTGGTGGAGGCGATTGCCCTTCCGCCTGACGCCCCGGTCGAAGAAATCCGCATGATGCCGCCCCGTGGGACGAACCGTAACTGA
- a CDS encoding ABC transporter permease, producing the protein MQLREAMLQALEALTRNRMRSLLTMLGIAWGLVTVVLLLAYGEGVGKSVLQAFLGIGNNVVMIWGGQTSMHAGGQRAGRRVRFKYEDVQAVRDEVPIVKAVSAETDDVLGYKYGNKVISISTKAIQLPYGSMRRLEVEDGRYFEEGDFVEHRRVMILGQQAARQIFSGLPPVGQQVTLRGQSFTVIGVLRLKIQDSSNNGPDNWNAFLPFETYREVTNARDPDMIVFQPVAPDQHKRALEAVRAVIARRHQFDPRDDKATPDWDTVENAQEMQQFNLALDALLGLIGAFTLGVGGIGVMNIMLVSVTERVREIGLRKALGARRRDLLAQFLVESFTLTFAAGMGGLLLAVILAYAIPPMPLYSEQFKTANHEGDIFLRASPMIMLISTMILSAVGVASGIIPAWKAAQLDPVDALRAE; encoded by the coding sequence ATGCAGCTGCGCGAGGCCATGCTGCAGGCGCTGGAAGCGCTCACGCGCAACCGCATGCGCTCGCTGCTCACCATGCTGGGCATCGCCTGGGGACTGGTCACGGTGGTGCTGCTGCTGGCCTACGGCGAAGGAGTGGGCAAGAGCGTGCTGCAGGCCTTTCTCGGGATCGGGAACAACGTGGTCATGATCTGGGGCGGGCAGACCAGCATGCACGCCGGGGGGCAGCGCGCCGGCCGCCGCGTCCGCTTCAAGTACGAAGACGTGCAGGCGGTTCGCGACGAGGTGCCGATCGTGAAGGCGGTCAGCGCCGAAACCGACGACGTGCTCGGCTACAAGTACGGCAACAAAGTGATTTCGATCTCCACCAAGGCCATCCAGCTTCCGTACGGCAGCATGCGCCGGCTCGAGGTCGAAGACGGCCGCTACTTCGAAGAAGGCGACTTCGTCGAGCACCGCCGGGTGATGATTCTTGGTCAGCAGGCGGCCAGGCAGATCTTCAGCGGCTTGCCGCCGGTGGGCCAGCAGGTCACGCTGCGCGGTCAGTCGTTCACCGTGATCGGCGTTTTGCGGCTGAAAATCCAGGACTCATCCAACAACGGACCTGACAACTGGAACGCGTTCCTGCCCTTCGAGACCTACCGCGAAGTGACCAACGCGCGCGATCCCGACATGATCGTCTTCCAGCCGGTCGCGCCCGACCAGCACAAGCGGGCGCTGGAGGCGGTGCGCGCCGTCATCGCCCGCCGGCACCAATTCGATCCCCGCGACGACAAAGCGACGCCCGACTGGGACACGGTGGAAAATGCGCAGGAAATGCAGCAGTTCAACCTCGCGCTCGACGCGCTGCTCGGGCTGATCGGCGCCTTCACGCTCGGCGTGGGCGGGATCGGCGTGATGAACATCATGCTCGTTTCGGTGACCGAGCGCGTTCGCGAAATCGGCTTGCGCAAGGCGCTGGGCGCGCGCCGCCGCGATCTGCTCGCCCAATTCCTGGTCGAGTCGTTCACCCTTACCTTCGCGGCCGGCATGGGCGGGCTGCTGCTGGCTGTGATTCTCGCTTATGCCATACCGCCGATGCCGCTCTACTCCGAGCAGTTCAAGACCGCCAACCACGAAGGCGACATTTTCCTGCGTGCATCGCCCATGATCATGCTTATTTCTACAATGATTCTGAGCGCGGTCGGCGTGGCTTCCGGCATCATTCCCGCATGGAAGGCGGCGCAACTCGATCCGGTGGACGCGTTGCGTGCGGAGTAG
- a CDS encoding ABC transporter permease encodes MNFAEILRQTLASISAHKLRSVLTMAGIVWGITSVILLVGLGIGFNLDQKKRMRSIGTDIAIVWGGRTSSQAGGYAAGRPVRLSINDAYLIKERCSLIKTVSPELRRSVPEVSRYNAANRPVRGVWPEYQRFRSLSVSEGRLMNDEDEAQARRVVLLGWEARNQLFPGKPAVGETLMMNGQPYSVIGVLEKKKQNGSYGSGPDNTQLFAPYSAMARDYPPPERPGITRGWINNIVVEVADPEQHEEAMKQVYRVLSQAHHFEPHDKDALFVWDTLAGSKLTARIFSVMTLFFGCVAVMTLALGGIGVMNIMLVTVTERTREIGVRKAIGATRGDIRKHFLAEAVTLTAISGALGFALGIGLCLVMRSVPLPDFIPQPAVSTTAIVASLATLSAIAIFAGMYPAERAAALTPIQALRHE; translated from the coding sequence ATGAACTTTGCTGAAATCCTGCGCCAGACGCTGGCTTCCATCTCCGCGCACAAGCTGCGGAGCGTGCTCACCATGGCGGGGATTGTGTGGGGCATTACGTCGGTGATCCTGCTGGTCGGGCTCGGCATCGGCTTCAATCTCGACCAGAAAAAGCGCATGCGCTCGATCGGCACCGACATCGCTATCGTCTGGGGCGGACGCACCAGCTCGCAGGCGGGCGGATACGCGGCGGGCCGCCCCGTCCGGCTGAGCATCAACGACGCCTACCTGATCAAAGAACGCTGCTCGCTCATCAAGACGGTGAGCCCGGAGCTGCGCCGCTCCGTGCCCGAAGTCAGCCGCTACAATGCCGCGAATCGGCCCGTGCGCGGCGTGTGGCCCGAGTATCAGCGCTTCCGCTCGCTCAGCGTGAGCGAGGGCCGCCTGATGAACGACGAAGACGAGGCCCAGGCGCGCCGCGTGGTCCTGCTCGGCTGGGAGGCGCGCAATCAGCTCTTCCCCGGCAAACCCGCCGTGGGCGAGACGCTGATGATGAACGGCCAGCCCTACAGCGTGATCGGCGTGCTGGAAAAAAAGAAGCAGAACGGCAGCTACGGCTCCGGCCCCGATAACACGCAGTTGTTCGCGCCGTACTCGGCGATGGCGCGCGATTATCCGCCGCCGGAGCGCCCGGGCATCACGCGCGGCTGGATCAACAACATCGTGGTGGAGGTTGCCGACCCCGAGCAGCACGAAGAAGCGATGAAGCAGGTTTACCGCGTGCTCAGCCAGGCGCACCACTTCGAGCCGCACGATAAAGACGCGCTCTTTGTGTGGGACACGCTCGCCGGCTCCAAGCTGACCGCGCGCATCTTCAGCGTGATGACCCTCTTCTTCGGCTGCGTTGCGGTGATGACGCTGGCGCTGGGCGGCATCGGCGTGATGAACATCATGCTGGTCACCGTCACCGAGCGCACGCGCGAAATCGGCGTGCGCAAGGCCATCGGCGCCACCCGCGGCGATATCCGCAAACATTTCCTCGCCGAAGCCGTCACGCTCACGGCCATCAGCGGCGCGCTCGGCTTTGCGCTGGGAATCGGGTTGTGTCTGGTCATGCGCTCAGTACCGCTGCCCGACTTCATCCCGCAGCCCGCCGTCTCGACGACGGCGATCGTGGCATCGCTGGCTACGCTCTCGGCCATCGCCATCTTCGCCGGGATGTATCCCGCCGAACGCGCCGCGGCGCTCACCCCCATCCAGGCGCTGAGGCACGAGTAA
- a CDS encoding heavy metal translocating P-type ATPase, whose translation MEHHHHIAEHGGAAGPERQTDPVCGMKVAPERAAATVEHAGTTYYFCAKSCAQKFQADPQKYLAPKPFGPQLVALGAAKPKPSAPEAPAAPGVAYVCPMDPEVREPRLGACPRCGMALEPEMPVAAAERTEYTCPMHPEIVRAEPGFCPICGMALEPRTIAAAAEENPELRDMTRRFWVAVALATPAVLLGMSDLIPGQPLQHLFGMRAIGWIQLVLSTPVVLLAGAPFFERGWASVRNRSANMFTLIAMGTGVAYAYSAVAVLAPQIFPPAFRENGTAPVYFEVAAAITALVLLGQVLELRARSQTSSAIRALLDLAPKTARVLRDDGGEQDIPLAQVVKGDRLRVRPGEKIPVDGVVLEGASAVDESMITGESVPVDKGPGDKVVGGTLNGWGALLMRAERVGSETLLAQIVRLVAQAQRSRAPIQRLADRISAWFVPAVIVIAALSFAGWMLWGPEPRLAHALVGAVAVLIIACPCALGLATPMAIMVATGRGASAGVLIKNAEALERFEKVDTLVVDKTGTLTEGKPRLVSVIAAADQDERELLRLAASLERNSEHPLAGAVVAGARERGAELAEPERFESLTGRGVTGRVLGREVMVGKQEMISATVAGATALLRRAEELRREGQTVIFVAVDGRPAGLLGLADTLKPSAAEAVRALRAEGMRLVMLTGDNSTTAAAVARSLGLGNGEFQAEVAPDQKAAAVKRLQEQGRRVAMAGDGINDAPALAQADVGIAMGTGADVAIESADITLLKGDLRGTVRARRLSRATMRNIRQNLFFAFAYNALGVPVAAGVLYPFFGLLLSPILAAAAMSFSSVSVISNSLRLRKANLATD comes from the coding sequence ATGGAGCATCATCACCACATCGCGGAGCACGGAGGCGCGGCGGGGCCGGAACGACAGACCGACCCGGTGTGCGGCATGAAGGTCGCGCCCGAGCGCGCCGCGGCGACCGTTGAGCACGCCGGCACGACGTACTACTTCTGCGCGAAAAGCTGCGCGCAGAAATTCCAGGCAGATCCGCAAAAATATCTCGCGCCGAAGCCCTTCGGGCCGCAGTTGGTAGCGCTCGGCGCTGCGAAGCCGAAGCCATCAGCGCCGGAAGCGCCGGCGGCGCCTGGCGTTGCTTACGTCTGCCCCATGGATCCGGAGGTCCGCGAGCCGCGGCTGGGCGCATGTCCCCGGTGCGGCATGGCGCTCGAGCCGGAGATGCCGGTGGCAGCCGCCGAGCGCACTGAGTACACCTGCCCGATGCATCCGGAGATCGTGCGCGCGGAGCCGGGATTCTGCCCGATCTGCGGGATGGCGCTGGAGCCGAGAACGATCGCCGCGGCCGCCGAAGAAAATCCCGAGCTGCGCGACATGACGCGCCGCTTCTGGGTGGCGGTCGCGCTGGCCACGCCGGCGGTGCTGCTGGGCATGTCGGACCTGATCCCCGGGCAGCCGCTCCAACACCTATTCGGCATGCGCGCGATCGGATGGATACAGCTGGTGCTCTCCACGCCGGTCGTGCTCTTGGCGGGCGCGCCGTTCTTCGAGCGCGGCTGGGCGTCGGTCCGGAACCGCAGCGCCAACATGTTCACGCTCATCGCCATGGGCACAGGCGTGGCGTACGCGTACAGCGCGGTTGCAGTGCTCGCGCCGCAGATCTTTCCACCCGCGTTCCGCGAAAACGGCACGGCGCCGGTGTACTTCGAGGTCGCCGCGGCGATCACCGCTCTTGTGCTGCTGGGGCAAGTGCTGGAATTGCGCGCACGCAGCCAAACCTCGAGCGCCATCCGCGCGCTGCTCGACCTGGCGCCGAAGACCGCGCGGGTTTTGCGTGATGACGGCGGCGAGCAGGACATTCCGCTTGCGCAGGTGGTGAAGGGCGACCGGCTGCGCGTGCGTCCCGGCGAAAAGATTCCGGTGGATGGCGTGGTGCTCGAGGGCGCGAGCGCGGTGGACGAATCCATGATCACGGGCGAGTCCGTCCCGGTGGACAAAGGTCCGGGCGACAAGGTGGTGGGCGGGACGCTGAACGGTTGGGGCGCGCTCCTCATGCGCGCCGAGCGCGTGGGCAGCGAGACGCTGCTGGCGCAGATCGTGCGGCTGGTGGCGCAGGCGCAGCGCAGCCGCGCTCCGATCCAGCGGCTGGCCGACCGCATCAGCGCGTGGTTCGTGCCGGCGGTGATCGTCATCGCGGCGCTGAGCTTTGCCGGCTGGATGCTCTGGGGGCCCGAGCCACGCTTGGCGCACGCGCTGGTCGGCGCCGTCGCCGTGCTGATCATTGCGTGTCCGTGCGCTTTGGGATTGGCCACGCCGATGGCCATCATGGTGGCGACCGGGCGCGGCGCCTCAGCCGGAGTGCTGATCAAGAACGCCGAGGCGCTGGAGCGCTTCGAGAAAGTGGACACGCTGGTTGTCGACAAGACGGGAACGCTCACCGAAGGCAAGCCGCGCCTGGTTTCAGTAATCGCGGCGGCGGACCAGGACGAGAGGGAACTGCTGCGCCTCGCCGCCAGCCTGGAGCGCAACAGCGAGCACCCCCTCGCCGGCGCCGTGGTTGCCGGCGCGCGCGAGCGCGGCGCCGAGCTGGCGGAGCCCGAGCGCTTCGAATCGCTCACTGGACGCGGCGTGACCGGCCGCGTACTCGGCAGGGAAGTAATGGTTGGCAAGCAGGAAATGATCTCCGCGACCGTCGCAGGCGCGACGGCGCTGCTGCGGCGCGCTGAAGAACTGCGCCGCGAAGGCCAGACGGTGATCTTCGTCGCCGTGGATGGCCGTCCTGCCGGACTGCTCGGGCTGGCCGATACGCTGAAGCCCTCCGCCGCCGAAGCAGTCCGCGCGCTGCGCGCCGAAGGCATGCGCCTGGTGATGCTCACCGGCGACAACAGCACCACGGCCGCCGCCGTGGCGCGTTCGCTCGGCCTGGGCAACGGCGAATTCCAGGCGGAAGTCGCGCCCGATCAGAAGGCGGCCGCAGTGAAGCGACTTCAGGAGCAGGGCCGGCGCGTTGCCATGGCGGGCGACGGCATCAACGACGCGCCCGCGCTGGCGCAGGCCGATGTGGGCATCGCCATGGGCACCGGCGCCGACGTGGCCATCGAGAGCGCCGACATCACGCTTCTCAAGGGAGACCTGCGCGGCACGGTGCGCGCGCGCCGCCTCAGCCGCGCGACCATGCGCAACATCCGCCAGAACCTTTTCTTCGCGTTCGCTTACAACGCGCTTGGCGTGCCCGTCGCCGCCGGAGTGCTGTATCCCTTCTTCGGACTTCTGCTCAGCCCGATCCTGGCGGCGGCGGCCATGAGCTTCAGCTCGGTTTCGGTGATCTCGAACTCGCTGCGGTTGAGAAAGGCAAATCTGGCCACCGATTGA
- a CDS encoding NADP-dependent isocitrate dehydrogenase, translating into MPASYNGVAVPTDGARIGYANGKLVVPDDPIIPFIEGDGTGRDIWKASQRVFDAAVAKAYGGRRRVVWYEVFAGEKAFTKFKNWLPDDTVEAIRELRVAIKGPLTTPVGGGIRSLNVTLRQVLDLYCCVRPVRYYQGVPSPVKHPERMNVVIFRENTEDVYAGIEWRQGSDGAKKLIAFLNNEMLKGGSKRVREDSGVGIKPISITGTKRLVRRAIEHAIENRLKTVTLVHKGNIQKFTEGAFREWGYELAQQEFRAQTVTERESWILDNKDKNPNVTIEQNANLVEPGLEYASPDFQKSVCDEVKQVLDAIYATHGRGQWKQKIMVNDRIADSIFQQVVTRPEEYSVLACPNLNGDYISDACAAQVGGLGIAPGANIGDQHAIFEATHGTAPKYADKDVINPGSVILSGVMMFDFLGWKEAARLIEDSMERTIQQKKVTYDFERLMEGATKVKTSEFAEYIVQNMNGARKSSAAD; encoded by the coding sequence ATGCCAGCCAGTTACAACGGAGTCGCAGTTCCGACCGACGGCGCCAGGATCGGCTACGCCAACGGCAAGCTCGTTGTCCCCGATGACCCGATCATTCCTTTTATTGAGGGCGACGGCACCGGCCGCGACATCTGGAAGGCATCGCAGCGCGTGTTTGACGCGGCGGTCGCCAAGGCGTACGGCGGCAGGCGGCGCGTGGTGTGGTACGAGGTCTTCGCCGGCGAGAAGGCGTTCACCAAATTCAAGAACTGGCTGCCGGACGACACCGTCGAGGCGATCCGCGAGCTGCGCGTCGCCATCAAGGGGCCGCTCACGACGCCGGTGGGCGGCGGCATCCGCTCGCTGAACGTAACGCTGCGCCAGGTGCTCGATCTCTACTGTTGCGTGCGTCCGGTGCGCTACTACCAGGGCGTGCCCTCGCCCGTGAAGCATCCCGAGCGCATGAACGTGGTCATTTTCCGTGAAAACACGGAAGACGTTTACGCCGGCATCGAGTGGAGGCAGGGAAGCGACGGCGCGAAGAAACTCATCGCCTTCCTCAACAATGAAATGCTCAAGGGCGGCAGCAAGCGCGTGCGCGAGGATTCGGGCGTCGGCATCAAGCCGATTTCGATTACCGGGACAAAGCGCCTGGTGCGCCGCGCCATCGAGCACGCCATCGAGAACAGGCTGAAGACGGTCACGCTCGTGCACAAGGGCAACATTCAGAAGTTCACCGAGGGCGCCTTCCGCGAGTGGGGATACGAGCTGGCGCAGCAGGAATTCCGCGCGCAGACCGTGACCGAGCGCGAGAGCTGGATCCTCGACAACAAGGACAAGAACCCGAACGTGACCATCGAACAGAACGCGAACCTGGTCGAGCCTGGCCTGGAGTACGCCTCGCCCGACTTCCAGAAGTCCGTGTGCGACGAAGTGAAGCAGGTTCTCGACGCGATTTACGCAACCCACGGCCGCGGCCAGTGGAAGCAGAAGATCATGGTGAATGACCGCATCGCCGACTCAATCTTCCAGCAGGTGGTGACGCGCCCCGAAGAATACAGCGTTCTCGCCTGCCCGAACCTGAACGGCGACTACATCTCCGACGCCTGCGCCGCGCAGGTCGGCGGCCTCGGGATCGCGCCGGGCGCCAATATCGGCGACCAGCACGCCATCTTCGAAGCAACCCACGGCACCGCGCCCAAGTATGCCGACAAAGACGTGATCAATCCCGGCTCGGTCATCCTGAGCGGAGTGATGATGTTCGACTTCCTGGGATGGAAAGAAGCGGCGCGCCTGATCGAAGACTCCATGGAGCGCACCATCCAGCAGAAGAAGGTCACCTACGACTTCGAGCGGCTGATGGAAGGCGCCACCAAGGTGAAGACGAGCGAGTTCGCCGAGTACATCGTGCAGAACATGAACGGGGCCAGGAAGAGTTCGGCGGCGGATTGA
- a CDS encoding pyridoxamine 5'-phosphate oxidase family protein — protein sequence MPAKSAAAAPRASRPYMPGYGLPDATQGKGLLPWSWAERRLVGSHNYWFASARPEGGPHLMVIWGVWIGGRFWFSTGAKSRKARNLSANAACVIGTERASSAVIVEGTAQVVDPRDVPREVSASYKKKYKWVFDPRLGPIMAVTPRVAFGLHEKDFDQSTTKWTFQLPRRRGAAEETSSPRLRASAVKK from the coding sequence ATGCCCGCCAAATCTGCCGCCGCGGCACCTCGCGCCTCGCGCCCGTACATGCCAGGCTACGGCCTGCCCGACGCGACCCAGGGCAAGGGCCTGCTGCCGTGGTCGTGGGCCGAGCGCCGGCTGGTGGGGTCGCACAACTACTGGTTTGCGTCGGCGCGTCCCGAGGGCGGCCCGCACCTGATGGTCATCTGGGGCGTCTGGATCGGCGGCCGCTTCTGGTTCAGCACGGGCGCCAAGTCGCGCAAGGCGCGGAACCTGAGCGCGAATGCGGCCTGCGTCATCGGCACCGAGCGCGCATCGAGCGCGGTTATTGTGGAGGGCACCGCTCAGGTTGTGGACCCACGCGATGTTCCGCGGGAAGTTTCCGCCAGCTACAAAAAGAAATACAAGTGGGTGTTCGATCCCAGGCTCGGCCCGATTATGGCCGTAACGCCGCGCGTGGCCTTCGGCCTGCACGAAAAGGACTTCGACCAAAGCACGACGAAGTGGACGTTCCAATTACCGCGGAGACGCGGAGCCGCGGAGGAAACGAGTTCCCCGCGTCTCCGCGCCTCGGCGGTCAAGAAATGA
- the mdh gene encoding malate dehydrogenase: protein MRNKVTVVGSGNVGATAAHWMASKELCDVVLIDIVEGVPQGKALDLLEAMPIEKRDSHVVGTNDYADTANSDIVVITAGVPRKPGMSRDDLLNTNYKIMQDVVNKVVQYSPNCILIVVSNPLDAMAQTAYKLSKFSRNRVIGMAGVLDSARFRTFIAEELKVSVENVTAFVLGGHGDTMVPLARYSTVAGIPITELMDKATLDRLVQRTRDGGAEIVKYLKTGSAYYAPSSAVTEMVEAILKDKKKILPCAAYLEGEYGINGLYVGVPCKLGARGLEQIIQIKLTAEEQLALQKSADSVKELCAVIGV, encoded by the coding sequence ATGCGCAACAAAGTCACCGTAGTCGGTTCGGGCAACGTGGGCGCCACCGCGGCGCACTGGATGGCGTCGAAGGAACTCTGCGACGTGGTGCTGATTGACATTGTGGAAGGCGTGCCGCAGGGCAAGGCGCTCGACCTGCTCGAGGCGATGCCCATCGAGAAGCGCGACTCGCACGTGGTCGGCACCAACGACTACGCCGACACCGCCAACTCCGACATCGTGGTCATCACCGCCGGCGTGCCGCGCAAGCCCGGCATGAGCCGCGACGACCTGCTCAACACCAACTACAAGATCATGCAGGACGTGGTGAACAAGGTCGTGCAGTACTCGCCCAACTGCATCCTCATCGTCGTCTCGAACCCGCTCGACGCCATGGCGCAGACCGCCTACAAGCTCTCGAAGTTCTCGCGCAACCGCGTAATCGGCATGGCCGGCGTGCTCGACTCCGCCCGCTTCCGCACCTTCATCGCCGAAGAACTGAAAGTCAGCGTGGAGAACGTCACCGCCTTCGTCCTCGGCGGCCACGGCGACACCATGGTCCCGCTAGCACGCTATTCCACCGTCGCCGGCATTCCCATCACCGAGCTCATGGATAAGGCCACGCTCGACCGCCTCGTCCAGCGCACCCGCGACGGCGGCGCCGAGATCGTGAAGTATCTGAAGACCGGCAGCGCCTACTACGCGCCCTCGTCCGCCGTGACCGAGATGGTCGAGGCCATCCTCAAAGACAAAAAGAAGATCCTCCCCTGCGCCGCGTACCTCGAAGGCGAGTACGGCATCAACGGCCTCTACGTCGGCGTGCCATGCAAGCTCGGCGCCCGCGGCCTGGAGCAGATCATCCAGATCAAGCTGACGGCGGAAGAACAGCTCGCGCTCCAGAAGAGCGCTGATTCGGTGAAGGAGCTGTGCGCGGTGATCGGGGTCTAA
- a CDS encoding peptidylprolyl isomerase translates to MARQPGLYATLNTSEGNVVVRLFEKDAPKTVANFTELAEGKRQWTHPSTGKKSYDRLYDGSIFHRVIPQFMIQGGDPQGTGFGGPGYQFEDETRGSPHRFDKPGKLAMANAGPNTNGSQFFITVAASDWLTGKHTIFGEVVEGQDVVDKISKVARNKQDRPLKDVVVQSVKVERV, encoded by the coding sequence ATGGCACGCCAGCCTGGACTGTACGCAACGCTGAACACGTCGGAAGGCAACGTTGTGGTCCGCCTGTTTGAAAAAGACGCGCCCAAGACGGTCGCCAACTTCACCGAACTCGCCGAGGGCAAACGCCAGTGGACGCATCCGTCCACCGGGAAGAAATCGTATGACCGGCTGTACGACGGCAGCATTTTTCACCGCGTGATCCCGCAGTTCATGATCCAGGGCGGCGATCCACAGGGCACCGGCTTCGGCGGCCCGGGCTACCAGTTCGAAGACGAAACGCGCGGCTCGCCGCACCGCTTCGACAAGCCCGGCAAGCTCGCCATGGCCAACGCCGGCCCCAACACCAACGGCTCGCAGTTCTTCATCACCGTGGCAGCCAGCGACTGGCTCACCGGCAAACACACCATCTTCGGCGAGGTCGTCGAGGGCCAGGACGTGGTGGACAAGATCAGCAAGGTCGCGCGCAACAAGCAGGACAGGCCGCTCAAAGATGTGGTGGTGCAGAGCGTGAAGGTGGAGCGGGTGTAG
- a CDS encoding peptidylprolyl isomerase, translating into MKNVAIAILLAAATLAAQTAPAKKPAAATNKPASSSKTTTTPATTGPPTATIQTTAGTLSCELFPDKAPNAVANFAGLARGTKDWTDPRTGAKKHGVPLYDGTIFHRVIPEFMIQGGDPIGTGMGGPGYEMKDEFSPDLTFNKPGMLAYANSGPNTNGSQFFITEVPVPFLDPCLDEGGCLRGSRRVPKGYGYTIFGHCTPATVDLVKQIARAPRNGNDRPNAPVTIKHIAITGLKPAARPAAKPAPKAGTAAKPGTAAKKAPAK; encoded by the coding sequence ATGAAGAATGTAGCGATCGCAATCCTCCTCGCCGCGGCAACACTGGCGGCGCAAACCGCTCCAGCGAAGAAGCCGGCTGCTGCAACGAACAAGCCGGCCTCGTCGTCAAAAACCACCACCACGCCGGCCACGACGGGTCCGCCGACCGCGACCATCCAGACCACAGCGGGTACGCTGAGCTGCGAACTCTTCCCGGACAAGGCGCCCAACGCCGTGGCCAACTTCGCCGGCCTGGCGCGCGGCACCAAGGACTGGACCGATCCCAGGACCGGCGCCAAAAAACACGGTGTGCCGCTCTACGACGGGACAATTTTCCATCGGGTCATCCCCGAGTTCATGATCCAGGGCGGCGATCCCATCGGCACGGGCATGGGAGGTCCGGGCTACGAGATGAAGGACGAGTTTTCGCCTGATCTCACCTTCAATAAGCCGGGCATGCTCGCCTACGCCAACAGCGGCCCGAACACGAACGGCTCGCAGTTCTTCATCACCGAGGTGCCGGTGCCCTTCCTCGATCCCTGCCTGGACGAAGGCGGATGCCTGCGCGGCAGCCGTCGCGTGCCCAAGGGATACGGTTACACCATCTTCGGGCACTGCACCCCGGCGACGGTGGACCTTGTGAAGCAGATCGCGCGGGCGCCGCGCAACGGCAACGATCGCCCAAATGCGCCGGTGACGATCAAGCACATTGCCATCACCGGCTTGAAGCCGGCTGCCAGGCCGGCGGCCAAACCGGCGCCGAAAGCGGGAACGGCCGCGAAGCCGGGGACAGCGGCGAAGAAGGCGCCGGCGAAGTAG